The nucleotide window aagataaaaagcttctgcacagcaaaggaaacaaccaacaaaactaaaaggcaaccaacggaatgggaaaagatatttgccaatgacatatctgacaaagggctagtatccaaaatctgtaaagagctcaccaaactccacacccgaaaaacaaataacccagtgaagaaatgggcagaagacatgaatagacacttctctaaagaagacatccggatggccaacaggcacatgaaaagatgctcaacgtcgctccttatcagggaaatacaaatcaaaaccacactcagatatcacctcacgccagtcagagtggccaaaatgaacaaatcaggagactatagatgctggcgaggatgtggagaaacaggaaccctcttgcactgttggtgggaatgcaaattggtgcagccactctggaaagcagtgtggaggttcctcagaaaattaaaaatagacctaccctatgacccagcaatagcactgctaggaatttacccaagggatacaggagtactgatgcctaggggcacttgtaccccaatgtttatagcagcactctcaacaatagccaaattatggaaagagcctaaatgtccatcaactgatgaatggataaagaaattgtggtttatatacacaatggagtactacgtggcaatgagaaagaacgaaatatggccctttgtagcaacgtggatggaactggagagtgtgatgctaagtgaaataagccatacagagaaagacagataccatatggtttcactcttacgtggatcctgagaaacttaacagaaacccatggaggaggggaaggaaaaaaaaaaaaaaagaggttagggtgggagagagccaaagcataagagactcttaaaaactgagaacaaactgagggttggtgggaggtgggagggaggggagggtgggtgatgggtattgaggagggcaccttttgggatgagcactgggtgttgtatggaaaccaattggacagtaaatttcatatattgaaaactaaataaataaataaataaaaataaaaataaaaaattttaggcTGTGTGATGGAGCCCTTCCTCAAAGGGGCTCAGCCTTGGTTTCTTTCAAGGGGCCCTGGGCTTGTGAACTGGTGCAaatctgggggtgggaggcagttttgtgacccagtatggtGATGATTAAAGTCACGACTTTGTTCATCAGACCTAGAGTGTTTCCATTTATACAAATCAAATCAGGCTTTAGTAGGCTGCCCGTTTGTTCACTTCTTGGGTCACCATGATTAACTAGACAATGCCACAGATCTCTGTCCTTCAGATGAATCTGATGGCCTCTTCAGCTCTGCAGCCTGTTAGGTAACCATGCCAACCTTGGCCTTGCTTACTAAGTGGACTCCATCCAGTGGCAGCGGTTTCTCTTGTCATTTGGGTCCTATAGAGAATAACCACCATAGAGCCCTTGAGGATGTGAGCTCCCTCACAAAGTGTTTCTTATCGTGGTGAGGGGAGTGTCTTCAGGGCCCGTTTCTGACAGGAATGCACATTAGTGTTCATTAAAAGACACATGCAGGAAAGTTCATGGAATTTTCATAATTGCCTGAAACTCGATACTACCCAGATGTCCACTTAGAGAAGAATGATTACGTAGATGAAGATCTATGCATAGAATCAAGCCCTCTACATCGATGAGAATGAAGGAACTAGAACGACACACACAATTAAACAGTAAGCCCAATACCTGGAGTACTGGGTGACCCAGCTTAACCTAGAACATAGaagcctttgaaaatattttccagccAACTTTTGCAGGAATGCCAACATCTTTGAATTGTAGGATTTTGATGaatgaaagtatttatttattatagtagATACTGTTGAAAGTGATCTTGTTTGTAGACTATTAGGCAAAACCACATGGGCCACAAGAAGAAAGCCCTTCAGTCAGCTGTGGGGTTAGGTAGAGTGTGTGcataaagaaaatgatttcagagGAAGAGGTGGAACGTATTTGAAAATGCATCTAGCTGTTTTAGTTTGGTACCCTATGGCCTTTGTATTCTAGATGTTACTATTTTGAAGGATGTATGACACTTCGGCATATGGCATGtgcattaaataaataagcatcaaacATTTCCAGCATGTGCCCCAGGTATAGACAGCACCTCTCACCTCTTCCAGATATCCGAACTCCATTATTAATGGCATTTTTGTTCTTATAAGGTTTCTCCTGGCCTAAAATCGTTCCGGTGAAAGGCGCATACACAGTCGATCCATCAGAGCACAAGACGTCCACACCCTGGTGAGGCCTatgatttctaaaatgtaaataagaatGAACAGACTGAGGAAACTGTCCTAGGAACTTTATTGCCCAGAAACATGGTGTTAGCCCACTGTTCCCAGACTAGGATATCAAACCCTGAAACTGCTACACCATATTGGGAGGTCCCAGGTTTCCTCTTTTTAGCACAATTTTAACCTCCCTTCCTGCAGGTAGTAATAACCATATTGTAAAGATTAAAGTCTTTAGGATAGTATTTGGTATATGGAGAGCCTTTAAGAATtcattagctattattatatgGCATTTTGAGGAAATGAGACAAtctaagtaaatttttaaaacgtatttattcttttgaagtttatttattttgagaaagagagcgcaggggaggggcagagagagggggagagagaatcccaagcaggctccctgctgtcagtacagagcctgatgcaggacttgatcccttgaaccgtgagatcatgacctgagccaaaatcaagagtcagacagttacctgactgagccacccagggttccatatgtaagtaaatgtttaaaagatttttttaacgtctgtttattattgagagacagagagagacagagcatgagcatgggaggggcaaagagagaggaagacacaaatctgaagcaggctccaggctccgagctgtcagcacagagcccgactcggggctcgaactcacaaaccgcgagatcatgacctgagctgaagtcagacgcttaaccgactgagccacccaggtgcccccatatgtAAGTAAATTTTATAGATACATGAATCTTGACCCCCTTCAAGACCAGTTGTAAAAGAGTTATCTCTTTATGGGAACCTATCATAAAAGAATCATATGTCACCCTCATCTTATTTTTGTCTCAGTGACCAGAAGTTGTCATAAACaacattttttgtatatggtattttAATACAGTGAGTGATACCTCCTGAGTTTATTAAAGTGGGTcaagaataaacacaaaatgatCCCAGATTGTGAGATTTCTTTAAGTTGTCTCTGAAAATCCTCACTGTTGTTTACATTCACTCTTtccagccccctgccccttctAATAGGCTAACACCTGAAAAATCCAATTTGTGAGGATTGTTAGAATTGTGTATAAAGCAACACTGAGCGGGATTCCAAGTGAAGAACCAGTAAATTATTGTAGAAGTCAAGTGCATACACACTTTCGGGTATGAACAAATTAAGTCTTAATTCTGGCAATTACGCGGCCATTTTTCCATATTTCCCATCTCAACCCTGCTGCTCCAGGTATTTGAGGTTGCTTTGTAAGTAGCATTTGTTCAAGTGAGAGCTCCACTATAATTAGGATGGAGATCGATGATGCAGTTGGACACATGGCTATTTCATCAGAGAGTGGCACCCCTAAGGTGGTGCTGTGCATTACTGAAAATTCACAACTGTGTCCCTTATTGTTTAGAAGAAATGGCCTGTCGAGGGCCAGCCTCTAATGTTGAACTCCCACATCCTGGGTCAGTGACATCATGGTGTGATGGGAAGAGGAACCAAAAGCGTGAATCCTTATGCAGCTTTTCCCACCTCCAGCTGTGGTGGACAGGTGCCTTAACCCTTCATACCTCAGTTCAAGTCCCTCTTGAATAAAATGTGATAGTAATGTTGATTTTCACCTTGGAAAAACCAGGTGGGTAACACTGAGAAGGAAAAcatgcattttttcccctttctctttattaCATGCTTTATCCCCAATTCAGAGGCTATCCTTGAAACAGAGGTCTCGGAAGTTGCTCTAAAGATAGTAGTCCAGCTGGTTTCATCGCTGTGTCCTGCTGTTAAAGGGAAATGACCATGAGCGTTTGAGGCAAGGACACTAAGCAAAGAGGTTAAGAACCAAAAGAATTTATGGTTATTTGTGGAGCCCCATACCTTTGAGCAGTATACTGGCCACAGCCATGGCTGTCACATGTCCTGATCTCATTGGAAGACTTGCCAGCACAGATATTAGCCCATGGTCCAGCCAGagctaaaaaagagaaacatgacAAGCAGATTTCCTGGCCTCACATATTTCCAGTCTCTTTTTACCTTGTCAGTCTTCCGGTAGCTTCAACGCTTCTGTTTTCACTATAGTTTTTCTCTAACTTTCTATATTTTATGGGCAGGTGTTCCTTTAATTCCCGATTCGGGTGTAAAGTTCGCTTTTTCCTTTACCATAAAATTCTGTCTTATGACATACACCGTATttgtaaatgtgtttatttataagCATTAATCTCCATCATTACGGTTTGTTTCAGATTATCAACTAATAAATGCCCTAAGTTATGATTCTCAAACTTTCTTTGCTTATTACTTGGGACCGCTGTGTTTAGGTTAAGCAAAAATAATCAAACAGCATGGTGCCAAGAAATAATTCAAGAGATTCTAAAGTAACTTTGAGATGTTCCTTTATCATTAGTCCTAAAAATCAAATCCAAGAAAATGTTTGAATTGAAGAAGCAAACTCTGAACTAGCAAAGCAGACTCTGAACTAAATAGATCTCTTTTTTGTCTGCAAACATGGAAGAGGGAGATTCTTAGAAATAAGAACATGTCGGACCAATTTAGCCTAGAGTGGAGGGAGAAGACAAGGGAAGGGAgtagaaatatatgaaaaattgtgAAGTAGTAAAACATGGAGGAAGGGCTGGCTCTCTCAGTGTATTTTGTGCACACTTGTTTTAGGTGCATCTTCTCTTTAGTATATGCTAAATTGAGATAAATGCTCAATTGAATTAAATTTCCCAGATTTCCAATGTTAACGTTCACAGAGAGATGCAGTTAGCCAACTCATCCTTTCACTTCAGAATAAActaacaaaacagaagcaaaagcaaGAACCAGCTAATTTGATTGTTGATTTTCGTCAAAGATATTTTACTATTCATTAATATATGTGCTGTGAGAGGAACAACAGAATGTGGCTATTTAAGTTTATATGGCTGTTTAAGTATatcctttaatatattttttagaagatGGGCTTCAAATGTCTTATACCTTTGAGCCAAACTTCAAGTCAACATCTTGATCGAGATACAATACCATCACTTTGGCAACTAGTATTTATCCTGGGGAATTGAGGCAGATATTAGGTGATTTATTAGCGTATTCATTTTTCCTCTCCTGCTGTGGTGGTTAAGGGAGCGAGAGTTCCCTTTGCCATAATCCACGCCAGTCGCTGCATAAGGAATTCTCCAAATCAAATTCTTATACAAACTTCTTATTTTCTAGTTATGTTCCAATTAAATCCTAGGCCAAGATTAATAGACTTTTCTTAAAGTCCTCTATTCCACTTTTATGATTCCCTTGTTCAAGAAGGACAGCATTCAGGTGGAAGTCAGGAGAAGTCCCCCTTTCCCCTGTATTCTTCCTAGTCCATTTTCCGTAGTcaaacacacacatttctctTGTGGTTGTGATATTCCTGACTTTTGAATCTATTActgaaatccattttttaaaattagccaagattctaaaattgttttttgcACTTACCAGTCGAAATGAAGACAGCAAAAAGGAGGACTTCTGTGGAAAACATTTGGCTTTTGCTTTCCTTGTGATGTTTCTTTCTCTGATAATTGGAATTGCCCCCACACTCTTTGAGGAATAGCCAAGGTTGAATTATGTAGCCTTGGAATTCTGCATCATTCCCGTCTTTCGTTTACTGtgagacacacagaaaaacaagaatgaagCAAGTCAAAGTCAAATATTCCCTGGGTAGCTATTTGGTTCACATGTAGGGCCTATGTAAAAGTGTTTGATCTGAAGAAGGAGTTAATTTTATTGGAAATGCTGACTAAACATTAACAGAAAGTGATAAGGTAGCTGACTGTCTTCTGGGCTGCAACTTCATGAATGGCTGTGTAcataggaaaaatacaaaaatatgcacAGATTAATTTTAAGATAATAGGTACCTCTCAGGAAGGAGGGAAATAGAATTGTGGAGGGGTATACAGAGTGCTTAAACTCTAAAATACTTAGTAAAAATGTGAGAGGGAAACATGTGAAAGTATTTGTTAATTATTAGAGGTAGATACATGGCTATTTGTTATATGAATCTCtgtgcttttctatatttttcaacaaatagaCACTATTTCTGTGTATTAACATCTCTTTCTTGTTATGCTTAATATTATATGAggccttgggattttctacagaAACATCCCCCTTTAAATAATTTGTCAGTAGCTGTGGGAGACTGAGATTGTGGCCCCAGTTCTTTTTACCCTTCCCTGAATCCACACCCTTCCCATGACTCTGAGGAGGCAGAAGGCCTTTCAAACCTTTGGTATGTGTTTCAGCTGTATGACATGCTGTGACCGATCAAAGGAGACACAAGTGACAGTTCGTGAGTACAGCCTGAGCCCTACGGGGTGTCATGTCTTTCGCCTTCTTGTGTTCTGCCTTGGCCGTGCAGAGAGCCTTCCCAGACAAACCTGCTGGCCCCAGGAAGAGAGTAAAAGTCCTGTGGAACAGAGTCACCGTAGCCAAGCCACCCTAACTGAAGCCAGCCTAGCATACCCCTTAATTTATAGTAGAAAATCATCAGCTCTCACAATTATTGAACAGAGTAAACGCCATGGTGTTCAAAGAAATAGTACAGGAGTTGAAGCAAATATAAGCTAGCTAACCCAACAGTTGTTTGAAAGGCTGGCCAATGCCCGTTTTGAAGTGGTAGGAGGCACTGTCACTGTTCTCTTGTGTGTCGTCCGTGACTGTAAGGAGTGTTGAGGTGGTTGCCGCGTGCTAGAGATCTTTTGATGAGAAACTCTGACCTATTCACAGTTTTGCATAAGACCTTTATCTTCTCTGAGCTCTACTTCCTCCTAAGGAAATGTGTGTGGAAGTAAGGTGACTTGTTGGGCTACAGTTACTGAAGGGCATTTAACTTTTGCAAGACAAGCTCAACTATCAGCATTAAATTGACCTCTCATTTCTCCCCCATGCTTTgactgttttacttttcttagcACTTTCACCAAAGCCAGAGGGaacctggaggaggaggagaaattcAAACTGGCTATAATTTAGCTTTGAGGGCAGTGGTGCTAAAGTCTACTTCCGGCACTGAGATTAACTAAAAGTTACTTGCCTCTTTCACCGCATCATTCTCCCGTCTAGTTAGAAGAGTTTGAGGTACAATTACATGAGAGCTCATGCAATTGCAAGACTCAGATTGTTTCTTCCTCTTGCCCTGGCTTCTCTGTACCTGTCTCCTGCTTCCTCTGAGATGGGTAGTTCAATTCCAGAGTGAGAGGGTTGGCTGTATTCCAGGAGCCAATGAACAAATTGCTTATGATAAAAACCACTGAATCGTATGTTCTTCTCTGATTAGCCAAAGAAAGcacttgattttcttctctcagGGCTATTGTATCCTTTTGTTAATAGtttcttaattgatttttaagaaGTAGCTGTATTACAGAACACTAAATCACAGAAGAGTTGAAGTTTTGGGTATGTCTGAGTGCTTCCATTTGGGAACAATTTACATGAAACCTTTTTGGTTTTCCTTAACTGTGGGAATAGTGGGCTAGAAGGTGAAGATATAATTTCTTTGGTAGCTTTGATCTTTGATTTGATCTGCAGTTTGGAGGCCTTTGTGAAAGAGAGGAGGCTGGCGTGCTTTGCAAAGGGTTGTTGGCCTGGGTACCTGACCAAACGCACTGGCTCCTTCCTTCTGTGTTTCACTAAAATGAACCTACCTAGAAATAGCATGCTGTGTTAAGCTACCGATTTATTAAACAAATGCCTTCAGAAATCTGAAATTAGTCCAAAACTGCTCTGCTAAAGTCTGTCCTAGTCATGATAAGAATGAAGAAGGCATTAAATACAAGTTGTGGCCAGTAGAGCCTTAGCCTCATGATGAGGCCTTGTGTGTCACTTTCCATCTCTGATTTAAGAATGCCGAATGAACATTTAAATCCATTCTACCTTCttccaccccctttccctcactcctGCCACCCCCCACAAATCCTCTGTGCGGACAGACAACGGTAACAATTGCAAGTATGACACATTAGTCACCACAGCTTTGGGAAGTGCAGTTAGCAAAGGGGAGGGGTTTGAttacaaaaatcattttatttttatttatgtgtttattttattcctttttctttttaaatttacttttaatgtttatttttgagagagagagagtgtgcatatgagagtggaagaggggcagaaagagacggagacacagaatctgaagcaggctccaagctctgaagtgttagcacagagcctgacttggggctcagactcacaaaccacgtgatcatgacctgagccaaagttgaacacttaaccaactgagccacccaggatccccccaaaataattttaatatggaGAATCATTCCTAAGTTTTCCAATGTATGGGGCAGTTGACTTATCCTAGAAAACAGGAACTTGAAGCATTTTCTAATAAGCCATTTACTTTTTTACTCACAGgataatgggggtgggggggaggggacaggttgTGATTCCTAAAACCAGCAttagattttatttgcttttttttttaatgttttatttattcttgacagagagagcataagcgagggaggggcagagagagagggagacacagaatctgaagcaggctccaggctctgagctgtcagcacagagcccaacgcggggctcgaactcacagaccacgagatcatgacctgagcggaggtcggacgctcaactgactgagccccccaggcgccctggattttatttgctttaaattaaGTTGTAAACTACTGAAAAGGGAAAGCTCTTTTTATGAAATGTAGACATACAACACAACTTTGTGTCATGTCTAACACAGTATTTCAAGGTTAGAGGGATGTGGCCAGGAGGTTTGCTGACTAGAGGCTACTGAGGGAACATTATCTGTGTCAGAGTGGCAACTGTGAAGTGCAGGTACCATTACTTTCCTGCCTACATCCAAGGCAGACATTACTTATCAAGCACGGTCATCTGTCAAACTCTACTCAGATGTGTCCTCATGATCTTGCTCCTCACAGAGTCTTTCCCAACTGGGAAAGCATCTTAACATTTacttctcagggcgcctgggtggctcagtcggttatgcgtccaactttggcacaggtcataatttcacagttcgtgagttcaagccctccttgggctccgtggtgacagctcagagcctggagcctgcttcagattctgtgtctccctctctcttcacccctcccccgctcacgtgctCATgtacgcgctctctctcaaaaataaacattaaaaaaattacaaataaaaataaaataaaatctacttgtCATTCTTGATTGAGGTAAATTTATCTTAATCCAGAGTctgctcttatttattttattttattttattttactttatttatttattttttatttgtaattgtatttttttcagtgtcCCAGACTCAGACACAGGCAGGGTGAGTGACTCAAATTCATCAAGTTACTGGAAGATAAATGAACACAGAGGTAGATAGATAAGTAGGTATGACTTTCATTGGAGGTGATTCCTCTTTTCTGAGGGGTTGTACTCCCTTCTTGATGTTGGAGCCCTTGGAGAAGTGGTTTGATCAATTTGGAATGAGAACaataagagataaagaattttaaggGCTTTTCCAACCAACTATGTggaatcttttaaattttttcctcttGATTAAATGGACTAGAAAACATGTCCCTCTTGAGTGACACCAAATGCACCCATGAACCTCTGTCTCTTTGATTCCCTTTCTGGCACCCTAAGCCCATGTTTTTCAACTGGGAGTACCTGGATGTAGGCCAGGTAACACAAAAGCAGTGACACTTGATATCTGTTTTTTTTAGGATTTGGGAGTGGGGTGAGAGGAAGAGGAAtaaccattatttatttactatagtaagtgtgttttttttaatatctgctgacatattaaatcttttttaaattaatatttaatttatatattataaaatttacccttttaaattttgtaaaatttattttaaattaaataaaaccctTTTTTAGTCTGTTTACAAAATCACACAAATATTACCAGAACTTTTGTCACCCCCAAATGAAAAACCATACACGTTAGTAACCACTCCCCATTCCTACtatccccagctcctggcacctGTTGAtctacttttcctctttttgaatttgcctattctggaaatttcatataaatgaaatccttCAATATGTGGCCTTtcctgtctggtttctttcacttaacataatgtgttcagggttcatccatgttgtaatatgtatcagaactttattcctttttatgattGGATAATAGTCCAGTGCATGAACATACTCATTGTgtagttgatggatatttggaagGTCTccacttttggctattatgaataatgctgttataaacaatcAGCTACAAGCTTTTGTGTGGCCATGTGTCTTCAGTTCCCTTGGGTCTGtccctaggagtggaattgctgtgtgtttaactttttgaggaactgttaaCCTGTTATCCAAAGCAGGTGCATCAGTTTACATTTGCACCAACAATGCATGAAAGTTCCATCTTCTCCATGTCTTTACCAATGcttgttattatctgtttttgtttttttaatgtttatttttgagagagagacagagtgcaagtgggggaggggcagagagagaaggagacacagaatctgaagcaggctccaggctctgagctgtcagcacagagcccgaggggcccatgaggtcatgacctgacatgaagttggttgctcaactgactgagccacccaggtgccccttattatctctctttttaattatagCTATTCTAGGGGATATAaagtggtatctaattgtggtttggatttgaaTTTCATAACCAGTGAGGTTGAACACCTTTACGTGTGCTTATtgcccatttgtatatcttccttggagaaatgtcttatttaaatcttttgccaAGTTTTCAGTTGAGTCATTTAaccttttattgttgagttgtaagagttattttttatcttctaggTACTAGTCtttgtcagatacatgatttccaaatatttggtttCACCATatgtgttgtcttttcactttcttgatggtgttttTTGACGgtcagaagtttttaattttagtgaagtttactgtattttttttcctttggctgctGGTGTTGcaggtgtcatatctaaaaaatcattttctgatccaaggtcatgaagatttatgcctttattttattctaagagtgttaaattttacatttaggtctttgattcatcttgagttaatttttatatatggtgtgaagtaggggttccaaatttatctttttgtatGTAGCTATCTGGTTTTTCTAGCACCGTTTGTTAAAAAGACATATCATTTCCCtcctgtaattttgttttatttatttttatttattttattttgttttattaaaaaagttttttaacgtttattcatttttgatagacacagaacacaagtgggagagaggcagagaaagagggagacacagaatctgaaggaagcctcaggggctctgaactgtcagcacagagcctggtgcaaggctcgaatccacaaactgtgagatcatgacctgtgctgaaatgggacatttaactgactgagctatccaggaaCCCctcatgtaattttattttctgtacccTTGTTGGAATTCTGTACTCttgattctgtttcattgatctatatgtctgccCCATGCCAATAATGCACAGACTTGACTATGCTTtctagtaaattttgaaatcaggaagtatgagtcttccaactttttattttcaaaaattgttttggttattctggattctttgtattttcatatgaattttacaaTCAGCTCGTCAGTTTCTGGAAAAAGACTGACAGGTGGctgaaattttgatagagattgagTTGAATCTGTAGATCTGTCTGGGAAGTATTGTCATCTTAATGATCTTAAccccccaagtttttttttttaatttcttaaatgtttatttatttttaagacagggagagagacagagcctgagtgggggaagggtagaaagagggagacaaagaatctgaagcaggctccaggctctgagctgtcagagcagagcccgatgaggggcttgaactcacagaccctgagatcatgacctgagccgaagtcagacactcaaccgactgagccacccaggctcccctccccaagttttgaacatttatttaggtcctctttaatttatttcagtgagttttgtagttttcaaggtGTACATCTTACACttcatttgttaaatgtattactaagtattttatggtttttgctgctcttacaaatggaattttttttaacttttttaaaaatgtttattcatttttgagagacagagagagacagagtgcgagtggaggaggcacagagagagggagagacaccgaatctgaagcaggctccagactctgagctgtcagcacagagctctatgtggggctcgaactcaccaaccgtgagattatggcctgagccgaagtcatatgctcaactgcctgagccacccaggtgccccaaatggaattgttttcttaattgcattctcatatttttccttcctagTGCATGGAAATGCAACTGCtttttgtatatatatcttcTGTCGTACAATTTTGCCAAATTAATTTATTAGCTCTAAGAGTTTTCGTTTTTTTGATGGattccttagattttttttttatatacaagcttatatcatctgcaaataggccTTTCTATTCCCCTGTTCCTCATTACTACCTTCTTTTGTGTGCAGTAGATATTTTCTAGTGTACCTTTTATTTCCATGTCATTTCTTTTAccatatatttttcagttcttaaTGGTTACCCTGGTAATTAAAACTTAACTTTAACAGTCTAATTCAGATTAATACCAACTGAATTGCAATCATATACAAAAAGTTTCCCCCATATAGCTCCATTCTGTCACTCCTCTTCTTTGCTTTGTCATACAAATTATACCTGTATCTATTGTGTGCTCATCAACACCCAGATTTAGAATTATTGCTTTATTCACCTATGTAGTTACTTCACtggtactttttatttatttatttttgtatggg belongs to Acinonyx jubatus isolate Ajub_Pintada_27869175 chromosome A1, VMU_Ajub_asm_v1.0, whole genome shotgun sequence and includes:
- the LECT2 gene encoding leukocyte cell-derived chemotaxin-2, whose translation is MFSTEVLLFAVFISTALAGPWANICAGKSSNEIRTCDSHGCGQYTAQRNHRPHQGVDVLCSDGSTVYAPFTGTILGQEKPYKNKNAINNGVRISGRGFCIKMFHIKPIKYKGSIKKGEKLGTVLPLQKVHPGIQSHIHIENCDLSDPTAYL